Proteins encoded within one genomic window of Anopheles gambiae chromosome 3, idAnoGambNW_F1_1, whole genome shotgun sequence:
- the LOC133393244 gene encoding uncharacterized protein LOC133393244 yields the protein MFAYISVLVSVLFLATVHCNNNSWFTREHIRDIHEIQDTKGLRYKKEAAAQNTPPFENDKDGLLPEFPHIVSIVPERGRTLCLGVLISVSFVLAPGNCLSSQNNQLFVIIDGERLNISKKIVHPMYSSRSTLYDIGLLKIDINDDIKSNIQPACLWLEDKLSFSKITLVGARASGPLKQTASINVQNAETCKPYYDYAFSSQGQSLVDHQMCVFYDFEEHWKWRIKIIYMDIISDNFIVPFVIGIPSFFVIGDSQKFDVFVKLSKFGEWITETMRGEGEEISFELTECIKRHSNERRKINGMTKFIPGNTRDFMVMIYESPDKSKECAGALIEKDIVITLAQCASNLKLHSSRVMFFSRKTIAIRDIIIHPDYMENSVYNNIAILKLESEAPFIHAQLEPYYFKDHNVFLNCRKNVEYNDFSSFYYFSVNELSVLFSYECNPSVEQRIRLSKGLLPEHMCIRNEQTIDTNSCVTKPGSPIYWVNGDTNNLLGLYMNGENCTIGEQAIIIYVYAHMNWIDSVINSR from the exons ATGTTTGCGTATATTTCTGTGCTGGttagtgtgttgtttttggcaACAGTGCACT GCAACAACAATTCATGGTTTACAAGAGAACACATTAGAGACATTCATG AAATACAAGACACAAAGGGATTACGATACAAGAAAGAAGCGGCAGCACAGAACACACCACCGTTTGAAAACGACAAAGATGGTTTATTGCCCGAGTTTCCGCACATCGTTTCGATTGTTCCTGAAAGGGGGCGAACTTTATGCCTAGGCGTGTTGATTTCAGTAAGTTTTGTACTTGCTCCTGGAAATTGTCTTTCTTCACAAAA CAACCAATTGTTTGTAATAATCGACGGAGAACGATTGAACATCTCGAAGAAAATTGTGCACCCTATGTACAGTTCACGCAGCACGTTGTATGATATTGGTTTGTTGAAGATCGACATAAATGATGA CATAAAAAGTAACATTCAACCGGCATGTCTATGGCTGGAAGATAAATTAAGCTTCTCTAAGATAACTTTAGTTGGAGCACGTG CATCAGGGCCTTTAAAGCAGACAGCGAGTATTAATGTACAGAATGCAGAAACTTGTAAACCATACTACGATTATGCTTTCTCTTCTCAAGGACAGTCTCTTGTAGATCATCAGATGTGTGTTTTCTATGACTTCGAAGAACATTGG AAGTGGAGAATAAAGATAATCTACATGGATATTATTTCCGATAACTTCATTGTTCCTTTTGTGATTGGaattccatcgttttttgtaATCGGCGATTCacaaaaatttgatgttttcgTCAAACTGTCCAAATTCGGCGAATGGATTACGGAAACAATGCGTGGAGAAGGTGAAGAAATTTCATTTGAGCTAACGGAATGCATCAAACGGCATTCAAATGAGCGTCGTAAAATTAATGGTATGACGAAATTCATACCAGGCAATACTCGCGATTTCATGGTAATGATTTACGAAAGTCCGGATAAATCCAAGGAATGTGCAGGAGCATTGATAGAAAAAGATATCGTAATCACGTTGGCACAGTGTGCAAGCAATTTGAA GTTACATTCTTCTAGAGTCATGTTCTTCTCAAGGAAGACCATTGCTATCCGAGATATCATTATACATCCTGACTACATGGAAAATTCTGTCTACAATAATATCGCAATTTTAAAGCTCGAATCTGAGGCACCGTTTATTCATGCACAATTAGAACCGTATTATTTTAAGGATCATAACGTATTTTTGAACTGCCGTAAAAACGTCGAATACAATGATTTCAGCT CCTTTTATTACTTTTCCGTAAATGAACTTTCCGTGCTGTTCAGTTACGAATGTAACCCATCTGTGGAGCAACGTATTCGACTTTCAAAAGGGTTATTGCCGGAACATATGTGCATACGCAACGAACAAACAATTGATACGAATAGCTGCGTGACAAAGCCTGGTTCACCGATATATTGGGTTAATGGCGATACAAATAATTTGCTGGGGTTGTATATGAATGGCGAAAATTGTACCATCGGAGAACAAGCCATCATTATTTATGTATATGCTCACATGAATTGGATCGACTCGGTTATTAACTCCAGATAG